From one Microthrixaceae bacterium genomic stretch:
- a CDS encoding SCP2 sterol-binding domain-containing protein has translation MSKFLSAEWLEAATAIREEFKGQGGAPPHKMRMNLIITGAPEDVSAEPIDAHMDTTDGDMNMDIGHLEGPDLTVTLEYEVAKAILVEGNPQAGMQAFMAGKIKVQGDMTKLMAMQSATPDATAQQIAERINAITD, from the coding sequence TTGTCGAAGTTTCTCAGCGCCGAGTGGCTCGAGGCCGCTACCGCCATCCGTGAGGAGTTCAAGGGGCAAGGGGGAGCACCGCCACACAAGATGAGGATGAACCTGATCATCACCGGTGCCCCAGAGGACGTGTCGGCCGAGCCGATCGACGCCCACATGGACACCACCGACGGTGACATGAACATGGACATCGGTCACCTCGAAGGACCAGACCTGACCGTCACCCTGGAATACGAGGTGGCCAAGGCGATCCTGGTCGAGGGCAACCCCCAGGCCGGCATGCAGGCCTTCATGGCCGGCAAGATCAAGGTCCAGGGCGATATGACCAAGCTGATGGCCATGCAGTCCGCCACACCCGATGCCACCGCCCAGCAGATCGCTGAGCGCATCAACGCCATCACCGACTGA
- a CDS encoding TetR family transcriptional regulator, with amino-acid sequence MTDQRQLTAQGQERKQQLLDHAAELFAERGFADTRVADIVRSAGVAKGLFYWYFENKEALFRELVELNRLRLRQFQAQAMDRNADPLLQIRQGTEASVRYMANYANFFALLEVENLDKQFADELRKGTEIHTRDMAALLRRAISEGTVRDENVDLLAYGVVSTVGLYGHLHRTGRIPTPVDELAAFVGRFVVCSLASHEKVARRVLAVPLLTADTA; translated from the coding sequence GTGACCGATCAGCGCCAACTCACCGCGCAGGGTCAGGAGCGCAAGCAGCAGCTCCTCGACCACGCCGCCGAGCTGTTCGCCGAACGCGGTTTCGCCGACACCCGCGTGGCCGACATCGTCCGATCCGCAGGCGTGGCCAAAGGCCTCTTCTACTGGTACTTCGAGAACAAGGAGGCCCTGTTCCGGGAACTGGTGGAGTTGAACCGGCTGCGACTGCGCCAGTTCCAAGCCCAGGCCATGGACCGCAACGCCGATCCGCTGCTGCAGATCCGCCAGGGCACCGAGGCCTCGGTGCGCTACATGGCCAACTACGCCAACTTCTTCGCCCTGCTGGAGGTGGAGAACCTGGACAAGCAGTTCGCCGACGAACTCCGCAAGGGAACCGAGATCCACACCCGAGACATGGCCGCCCTCCTACGCCGGGCCATCTCTGAGGGAACCGTGCGAGACGAGAACGTCGACCTCCTGGCCTATGGGGTGGTCAGCACCGTCGGTCTCTACGGGCACCTGCACCGCACCGGACGCATCCCCACACCGGTCGACGAGCTGGCCGCCTTCGTGGGCCGGTTCGTGGTGTGCTCGCTGGCCAGCCACGAGAAGGTGGCCCGCCGAGTGTTGGCCGTGCCGCTCCTGACTGCCGACACGGCCTGA